From the Lathyrus oleraceus cultivar Zhongwan6 chromosome 3, CAAS_Psat_ZW6_1.0, whole genome shotgun sequence genome, the window atctctaagtcaaccttgaccattttgtaaatacttttcattggtaaatataacccattcaaatgctttttgtggtttcaacggccacttcttaatcaaaaacttttcatagcctttagctattaggtttgagttatccttgaggtagatgtaatactcgcctatatccttagtgatggacaatgagtcttccatgcttattatagggttaacccctcactagcatgttgaagctatcctcacatggtggatttgtggtttttaggttgagttttctcccttggataacaaaagaccttaaggcttttggaccaatcaattaacccactcattttgagatttttaccccgaactacgaggttttgatcctaatctttttttaagatggtacgtaggcaatgggtttatccatccaaacacaaaatgtaaataaaattgtatattctcttctcatctcttcaatcatgtttgcacaaacaaatttgtcacaaaacaacaaccttacaacaagtatgaaaagggctccctaggagtacctaggatgttttgggtgcctaacaccttcccattgcataaccaacccccttacctagatctctgactctcttttactagtttttgattcgataaaactattaggtttttgttcgctttctaaccattcctttggataaatagaagtgcggtggcgactcgacttgtatgatttaccttggatttagtcaatatctctaacggtaacgaataccccactacacaACTCAATTGGGGAAATACAACCTAACTAGGAGGGTCCATGCTACATATGTCATAAATTACTTCATGGAACTTAAAAATTTGAAGAACTAAATAGAAGACTCATCCCAAGAACGTGGAACTCAATTATCCTGAGATACTATTACATTTATCCATCTCATGTTTCCTATTTTAAATAAGGCAAAATACATTTAGACCGCCAATGTATGAGCTTTCTTAGGACTATTTTAGAACTGTGTTCCCACAAGTAGGTCCACCACTAGTTTATTAATGTTGAATTTCCATTTGAAGATCCTTTCCACCCTCAGAAATATTGGACTTCTATTGGAAGATCCTTGTCGCCCTCATAAGCAATGATAATGTTAGACTTCCATTGGAAGATCCTTTCCCTCTTAGAGTAAATTTTAATGTCGGACTTCCATTTAATGATCCTTTCCTCCCTCATAGGCGATGTTAATGATGTACTTCTATTGGAATATCCTTGTCGCCCTTAGAGGTAATGTTAATGTTGGACTCCATTGGAAGATCCTTGTCTCCCTCAGAGGAAATGTTAATGTTGGACTTCCATTGAAATATCATTGTCGCCCTTAGAGGAAATATCAATGTTTGACTTCCATTGGTGGATCTTTATCGCCCAATAGGCGATACAAATATTGGGTGAATGTTAAAAGAATTCTCAAGCCGCGGGAAATATGCCACATATTGAATCCATTAATGAGTAGTGAAACCAATAAATCAATTTAAAGTCTAGCATGATggactcaacttaaagtctcACATGAGAAACTCAACTTAAAGTCTCTCCTGAGGGACTCAATTTAAAGTCCTGCCCAAGGGACTTAACTTAAAGCCTCTCCTGAGGGACTTAATTTATAGTCTCAACTGAGGGACTCAATTTAATGTCTCGCCTGAGTGACTCAACTTAATTTTATTTCCGAGAAACTCAATTTAAAGTCTCGCTTGATAGATAACTAACACAATTGTTCTctcaagccaatgagagaacTTTAGATAAAACTACAGACGATTGTGCTTCTCCAAGCCTTGACTTTCATGGTTATCATCTTCTCATTTTTCCTTCTTCTCATCTCTAATAGATTACATTAATGAGATtactcattttacatacgagacagtaagatgagaaaagaatatcCAAGCAGAATGGTGAGAGAAAGGCACAACACACATGCCTTATTTTAATATTTTCtaaaattaaatcaaaataaCAGGATTAAGGCCATAACCATTCACCATGCAAATTAATGATAACAACACACATTTATTATcattaattatttaaaaaataataattagtaTTAATCAGATTAAATTATAATTTTACGAAATAACACACTATGTAGAGTTATCACAAAGGTTTTGTTGCCTAGACATTAAACACTTTCACCTTGAAGAAATTTGTTTACCTTTCGCTTATCATGTTATTGCTAACATAATGTTATGGGTCAACACTTGAACCGTGACAACACATACCCTAATAGACTATAATATGATTATCGATATTGTTTCTAAGAGCAATCGTTAACATGTACCAACACTTGAACCCTAACATCGTTAACCCCAGTTGCACAATATCAACACTTGACATCAAATCGATAAAAGGGTAGTAACACTTGAACTCTAACGGTGCAATATCAATGTTTGTTACAACATTGTTTGTCCAAATGCACACTCATTATGATTAGTTTGTAAAGTCGACTTTTGTTAATACACAGAATCATAACAAGTTGCTTATTCAACTAAACACTCAATTATGTTCGTGCATATCtcataaatattaataaagaAAGCCAATATATATCACATATACATATAAACGTGTTATTATAATCATCATATGACTTAATGGATTCCTAATACCATTTCAACATACAAGACATAATACAATTCGTAATCATATAAAATATGTAATCTCACACACAAACTGATTCATGGTTTTGTAAGCTACTATGATAGCATTAAAGGGAAATTTCCATAAACGCAATGGATAAAATACGAAAAAATCTCTTACAAGTGGTCATGAGTTATAGACTGATTTATTACCTATTGTAGTGAAAAACCTATGATTGTCTAAACAGGTTGATCACGAGCACAATGCGAATGACAACACTTCTACTTAGTCCATATTCACAAAATCTGAACGAGTGATTCCTCCGCCTACAATGCTAGGTGTCAACGAGCGGAAGTCTTAAAGAAAACACGAAACTCAAAATCCTCGTACGACTAGGGTTTTTAGAATTCCTTAATAAGTGGTTGTCACTTTGGTATAAGGGTTATATTTATAAATCCACTTATACACATCATATCTTTGGTACAACGTATTTCACTAATCAGGGTTGGTGCATCATAAGAATACACCACCGAATCATAAATAAATCGCATTCATTTATTTAATCTCTCGTCTATATGTCCTTATGTGTATGATCCGATAGATTTTcttaaaattgataataatactaaattatttatttaatattataaacaAAGAGCAGTGACTAGAAACACATGATTGTTAACCAAGTGACGAAAATGTCACATGATCTGAGATAACCTTTTTTTATAATGATAAATTGTATAGTTACCCTAATATtcttatatctatattgaacacaaagTATAATTTGTGTTACCTTGTATATTCCAATATTATAATCCTTAATACCCGAGTATACATAGTAATAATAAATAAGCTCAATATCTCGTATTAATTTATTACAACATGGCCATGCATTTTTATCGTCATTATTGCTCATGCATATGTAGGATGGGAAATATCATCTAGGTCACCTATGTCCTTCCACATGACTTATTGAGTACCTAATCATCCGACTTTATAATTTTCTTCTTATACACATAATTTGACAATACTAAAGTGATCAACTTTTCATGTATGTACTATAATGATTTTAGTTCAAAGGGTGACGCACTCTATTATCACTATGAGAATAATTTATGACACTTTTATAATTCAATATGTAGTTATCTCATAGTGGGGTAAATacaatataaatattactcataatatttATATCTTTGTGAAGACTCAATATCTCATTTACATGACCTGTGAGATATTGTCATTTGTCTACTCACATAATAGTCTCTACACATTATTCTTGTCCTATTTGACGATAAGGATCTCAACCGTGAGCAACGAGGATCTCAATACAAAGGATGACATCTTCTAAATCAGTTATCGCTTGGAAATACACCATTTTATTTGCTACATCGTTGAATAAAGTGGATTAGAGGAAGTGAGTTATTCGCAAATGAGATATTTGGTGGCAATACGAGGAACATCGAGGATATTGGATAATCAACTAGCGTAGATGATTTTTTTTGTCATCGGACATTCGAAGAAGACCCATCCTACGTGAGTATTCTTTTTATCTTCTCTATGACTTCCCCCGACCAACAAAAACAATAATTAATTTTGTTTAATCATTCACAATGTTTTTTAAAGCCTAAATTTAATACTCAAATCATATTTACTGGTCCCACAGTAGGAGCAATATACCAAGATATATAAAGAGTAAATCTCTAGGCAATAGGCCAAGACTAAAGGACCTAGGTGTTATGTTTTTTTGTGGTATTCAATCACTCTGTTTAAAGAGGTTTTAAAAAGGAGTTAGTAGATAAGTTATGGTATATTGGACCTTTCCATTTTCTCCTCCTATAGACCAAGTCCAAAGATATATATTCAACCTAATCCCTTTGATACAACTCAAATTATGGATTATTCGATTCGGAAATTAGGCCTATAAATCTTGAATGTTATGGACCTGAGTTAATGATAAAAATATGACGGTCCACCACTTATGaatatttaatatatataaagAAGAGCATGATGCATTGCTATTTATAGTGTTGTCATGTTCTTGAGCCATGAGTTTAATTTTCATGCATGCAACACTTTCTAAAAACAATACAAGTCCGATCAACACAACTTGCTTCTCATCTTCTTTCTCGCTAACGTTTGTATGCACATATGCTAATTAAGGCCGTATAAAGGCTCAGTATTAATTAATCACAATTTAACTgtgaaaaaataaatataaatcTTATTTAGCCACTATTTAATCGTATCAAATATATTAATAAGGTCTTATTTAATCATATTTTATCGTCTTAACAATTTTAGTTAAATTTTTATCATATTAAGCTCACACAATAATCTTATTATAGCAAGAATCAAAATAACATAAATGATATTTTATACTAAGCATAATTTCTACCAAGTGCCTGCCTCTGAACCTCAACACAATCAATTTAACTCACAAGTGGAAGCTAGAGCGATTTGCAAATTTTAAGCAATCAAGTCAATTTCTGCTAAAATATGTTCATCAATTACTTATTCAAAAGAAAAACTTGTAGATATCTCTTTCAAGTAGGAATGAAGAGAAGCATCTTTTATTTCGAATGCTTGAAAGTTGACATGTCCAACTTGAGATGTACTTTTTATTATGTTAAGGTTTAGTTATTTAAATGTCTTAGACATTATAAATGCTGCATTTTTCTACAATAAAATGGATCTAGCATATAGAATTGGATTAGAACTAGTTGGTATAACTCATCTTCAACTCTTGATTCCAAGATCATAATTTTCAAGAGCCTGATGTTTCCTGCTCTGCATCTTCATACGCAGAGAAGCCACTTACTCCTTGCTTACTTTCCCAATCTTCTTTTTGCAGCTCAAGACTTCTCTTGTGCTCTAAAAAAAAAATGATATTATGATGTTAGTGTTTCATTGTCGGTGCATGATTATTAAACTCAGCGAAATAAACCATGTGGCGTAGTTCAAAGAGAAAGATTACTTTTTCGCGTGATTGCTTGTCGAGTCATCGCTAAGAAATCATCCCATTTGAACTTGCGTAGCTCCTGCTTCTCTTCCTCAGGAAGGTTGAAATTGGGCTCTCTCCCACACATGAAAGCAGCCCTATAGAAAAAAGAGATGTTCTTCAAACTAAGTAGATCAAACATAAAATCATACTCTCCCTCTGGTCCTATTCATAGACCAGATACATTGGTTATTCAATGGatctaaaaatgatttttttcttataaatagaaACGGAGGGAGTATAGCAAAAGAGTCCTTGAGCATTACAATGCCAACCTTCAAGAAATTCAAGCATTAAGAGTTAGATTTCCGATAACAGCACATGTTTCATGTCCAACCGATTACATTTAACTATTCAATTCTTTTAAATTTGTATCCGTGTTGGTAATGTCAGTTTCATGTCCGTATCCGTGCTTCAAAGATTAATAGTACCTGTCATATAAGTGAGCAGCTTCTTCTTGTGATCCAACAGTCCCTAGGTGGATCTGTTTCTTGTCGACTTTTATCGCTGCCTGCCACTTCATATTTTTGAAGTAGACGCCTCTCATGGATGCATCCTGACTATGCAAAGTCTTTCTCCTATGTCGCTTCCTACGTTTGACAGGAGGACCTGCTAAATAATAGGAGGACGGAACTTCCATTAAAAACTAAACcagacataaaacagaaaatgagagaaaaaattAACCTAGTAAGCAACTAACCAAGGGTATGTTGAATAGTCTGATCTTTGGATGAGCTTGAACCAGAAATATTCGATGAATCCGGTTCTTCTTGCACAACGGTATTCTGGTAAACGTAAAACAATTCAGTATAAGTTCTTGGATGTCTAAGATATAAATGCTAGATAGACTATCATATATACAACTATTTGGTAATAGTAAACTTGTTCCTACACAGTCCGGGATGCTTGCGTTATCCGAAAGCATAGGCTGTTCACTCTTTGGTTTAGCATGCCACGACGAATTTACAGAACCAGTTAGATTCTCGCAATATAGAGGAAGAGGGGAAACAAAGGAACTGCTTCCTGCAAAGGCCAAAACCGATTGGAAATTCAACTCACTTAAGTGTTAGATTCAAAAGCATGATGAATAAGTTTACCAACATTTACCTGAGCATAGTCCTAAAAGTCTTCGCCTCCTTAAGCTTACCATTTTTAGTTCGTGTTTCTACCAAGTCATCAAAGCATAACGATTAACATCCGGCCATACCAGCTTTTTCCTTCAGTTTAGGAGGTAATAATGTAGCGATAACACAAGTTGGAAATTTTCAGGCTGATGAGATTGATTGTTTAGACCTATAGCAGAAGAAACAAGTTCCATAATCAGTTCAATGAAAACATTGATTGGAAATCAAGAACTAGATCACACAATGTACTTGCTAAAAGTACAACAGTTAAGAGAGAGAGACTCTGTGTATTTCTCTCAAAAAAAACTTGAATCCTCCTCAATTTTGGGATTGAGGTATTTATAGAGAATCCCTTGGGTCCGAGGGAGCGATTTCTCCAACTTCCTTTTCAGGAACTTGAGAGCAAAGGAGACGAGTTCCTCCCCAAATTGTGGGAGAGGCAATTTTTCCCGTTGATTGATGCTTCCCGACTGTTACTACCTAAACACCTCGTGTGTCACATGTACTAAACGAAGTAGACCCTGAATACCAGTTCGGGAGGCTAGGCCTATTTTGGGCGGCGAAGCCCGTTTCGGGCGTTCGCTCAGCCTTCATGCATCATAGACCATCCCTTTTTAGGCAGACACATACAAAGGTTTAGCGAAAATCATCGACTTTTGTGAAGTGTTTACAAAGTCAGCATGCTCTTTATGCTTAAGACCACACCACCTTGGCAAAACTAATCCATAAACAAACAGATACAAATGCAGAGAAACCTTGATCATGACACAGTTTCCATCACTCTTACCTAGAAACATACCTTTGAAAACATCATTCAAATCATAAATCCAATTCGATCAAAGCAGAAAAATATATCAACAACCCTATTAAAACATAAACATGATAAAACAAATTTCCAAATCAAGAAGGAAGAAAAAACAAATCTTTTGAGAGAAACAAAGTTGGTATCCTATTTTGCATAATGAAACCAAACCCCCCACATAGCCAAAAACATAAATCAGAAACACAAACCAAAGACTTTCTCATTTTATGTTGAAGTCAACTCAACCCCATCAACCTACCACCTTTCTTGGAAAAGGgtaacaacaacaaaaaaagCCAAACCCATATTGACCACACACATTCACAACAAAATTCAAGAAACACCCATTAAAGGAAACAAAAGAAAGACCAAGACTTTATCATCAGTCAACTAAAAAACACTAACATACGATATAACCATAAAATAAAACTCATCATATAAACAGAAAGAGAAACAGAAAAACGTACGGAAATAGGAAGAACGGGTGATGAAGCCATTGTTGAAAAAGGATAAGGTGATGAGAGGAGAggagaaagagaagaggaaaagaaGGTGGTGAGAGTGTGGTTGTATGAGATAATGTGTGTGTTTATGTTGTTGTGGCTCATGCATCTACCACcttttgtttttgttattgttttttgtttttatttttgtttctcACTCCTCATGTATAGGATGGTGATGAAATGGAAGATGGACGGTGTTGAATATTGATGGTtgttgagagagagagagttatgTAGAGTGAGAAAATGTGAACGTCGGGATGTATAGTTGAGACTTTTATTATGAATGTTCAATGTCAATCATGCCCTTTAAGGTTGGTTATATTGGAGACTATATGGATTTACCATATTGCCCTTGAAAGGTAATtgtttatgttttatttttgACTAATAATAAAGGATGAGTGTCCATTGGTATTTTATCAACCATGAAATGCATTTGGAAGATCTATCATATAAAAGTTGTGTCGACATAAACATGGGTGGCTAAAGAAAATACGGGGTTATTAGGGATGGCCCATTTGTCCAAACCAAAAATTGATATATAGACTATTTTTCATTTGCCATATCACATGACGACGTGAAATATATGTCAAGGTCTTTTATACATATATGAGAGTCATAAGATTCATGGTTGATAGTTACGATGAAATCGTTGTTTCATTGTATTGATTGTTTATGCAATTCGGTCAATAGTGATTACATATCTAATAAGCAATATATAAAATATTATGACTCAATTTACAAGAATATATCTGAATTTGATCAATCACCTACCCACAACAAAAAGTGGGTCTAAGACATATTTGGAGTTTTTACATATTGTTTTTTCTTTGTTTTAACATGAGTCATACTTAATCATTTCTATCTTGGCAAATAAGATCAAATTTTATGAAGACGTCTTTCATGATACTGACAACTAAGGAGGTGCACATGCTACTTAATATTGAAAAACATGTATCAA encodes:
- the LOC127127789 gene encoding ethylene-responsive transcription factor-like protein At4g13040 isoform X2 → MVSLRRRRLLGLCSGSSSFVSPLPLYCENLTGSVNSSWHAKPKSEQPMLSDNASIPDCNTVVQEEPDSSNISGSSSSKDQTIQHTLGPPVKRRKRHRRKTLHSQDASMRGVYFKNMKWQAAIKVDKKQIHLGTVGSQEEAAHLYDRAAFMCGREPNFNLPEEEKQELRKFKWDDFLAMTRQAITRKKHKRSLELQKEDWESKQGVSGFSAYEDAEQETSGS
- the LOC127127789 gene encoding ethylene-responsive transcription factor-like protein At4g13040 isoform X1 — translated: MVSLRRRRLLGLCSGSSSFVSPLPLYCENLTGSVNSSWHAKPKSEQPMLSDNASIPDCNTVVQEEPDSSNISGSSSSKDQTIQHTLAGPPVKRRKRHRRKTLHSQDASMRGVYFKNMKWQAAIKVDKKQIHLGTVGSQEEAAHLYDRAAFMCGREPNFNLPEEEKQELRKFKWDDFLAMTRQAITRKKHKRSLELQKEDWESKQGVSGFSAYEDAEQETSGS